A genome region from Streptomyces sp. NBC_01296 includes the following:
- a CDS encoding helix-turn-helix domain-containing protein translates to MGRPEAPADRTVPERAELAELLRAARARSGSGKPLTYEALARRTAWSSAALKRAASGKTLPAWELVAAFLAACQSSSVLQKEALHLHGRAQHAVALHAKEARVTTVVPRPRFVSDEADLSRALRDAYGHAGRPPVRTMSQRAGRWVLPHSSAHRIITARALPVNVGQYIGFLEACEVTSKDLPDWFTAWHKVMGPPCTDTPDDVWWWRASTWREELYEGWFYETFGHSATVAA, encoded by the coding sequence ATGGGACGCCCTGAAGCCCCTGCGGACCGGACGGTTCCCGAACGGGCCGAGCTCGCCGAGCTGCTCCGCGCCGCGCGGGCGCGGAGCGGGTCAGGCAAGCCGCTCACCTATGAGGCGTTGGCCAGGCGCACGGCCTGGTCCAGCGCGGCCCTTAAGCGGGCAGCTTCTGGAAAGACGCTGCCCGCCTGGGAGCTGGTGGCGGCCTTTCTGGCCGCTTGCCAGTCCAGCTCGGTCCTGCAGAAGGAGGCGCTCCACCTTCACGGGAGGGCGCAGCATGCCGTGGCTCTGCATGCGAAGGAGGCGCGGGTCACCACCGTGGTGCCCCGGCCGCGGTTTGTCAGCGACGAGGCGGACCTGAGCCGGGCATTGAGGGACGCCTACGGGCATGCGGGGCGTCCTCCGGTCCGGACGATGTCCCAGCGGGCTGGGAGGTGGGTCCTGCCTCACAGTTCAGCCCACCGGATCATCACGGCCCGGGCGCTGCCGGTCAATGTCGGCCAGTACATCGGCTTCCTTGAGGCCTGCGAGGTCACTTCCAAGGACCTTCCCGACTGGTTTACCGCTTGGCACAAGGTCATGGGGCCGCCCTGCACGGACACTCCCGACGACGTCTGGTGGTGGCGTGCATCGACCTGGCGCGAAGAGCTCTACGAGGGCTGGTTCTACGAAACCTTCGGCCACAGCGCCACGGTTGCGGCGTGA
- a CDS encoding ATP/GTP-binding protein, producing MTCPSGNGDVRAGIRWSATGPAGGGVDVQALAQQAVERLRLEGPDIGIVPRPDGKGLVGKPVWMWNRPGPARTGPATASASAGSVTVTATARVRNVVWSMGDGAQITCTGSGTPYAAEFGKQMSPDCGHMYTRTSAQAPGGRYAVTATTTWEISWAGAGQTGTLTTTRESATSLAIGELQVLNVP from the coding sequence GTGACCTGCCCCAGCGGGAACGGTGACGTCCGCGCCGGCATCCGCTGGTCCGCCACCGGCCCGGCCGGCGGCGGCGTCGACGTCCAGGCGCTCGCACAGCAGGCGGTCGAACGCCTGCGCCTGGAGGGCCCGGACATCGGGATCGTGCCGCGCCCCGACGGCAAAGGCCTGGTCGGGAAGCCGGTGTGGATGTGGAACCGGCCGGGCCCGGCCCGGACCGGCCCGGCCACGGCGTCCGCCTCGGCCGGATCCGTCACGGTCACCGCGACCGCCAGGGTCCGCAACGTCGTGTGGTCCATGGGCGACGGCGCACAGATCACCTGCACCGGCTCCGGCACCCCGTACGCGGCCGAGTTCGGGAAGCAGATGTCACCGGACTGCGGGCACATGTACACCCGCACCAGCGCCCAGGCGCCGGGTGGCCGCTACGCGGTCACTGCCACCACGACCTGGGAGATCTCCTGGGCCGGCGCTGGGCAGACCGGCACACTCACCACCACCCGCGAGAGCGCCACCAGCCTTGCGATCGGTGAGCTCCAGGTCCTCAACGTGCCCTGA
- a CDS encoding IS630 family transposase (programmed frameshift), producing the protein MRYPEGGGLTAERRAFREGIRLQAGERFAAGEKTAVIAKELRVSVRSVERWRRAWREGGMEALRSAGPANSPTVTDAQFAVLEEELGKGPSAHGFEDERWTLVRVQTLIRRRLRVSLSVATVWRLLKRHGWSWQAPARRALERDEHAVEVEEGGVAPGKRLAAASGAWVVFEDEAGFSMTPPRARTWGRRGQTPVIRVRGRSRRRTSVAALCCYKPGEKSRLIHRPRTHLLLKGARKSFSWKDYRDLLVRAHIQLDGPIVVVWDNLNTHLTAGLKRYEAEHDWLTTVRLPPYAPDLNPVEAVWSLVRRAMANTAFATPDDLDRTFRRELRRIQLRPHLIDGCLTATGLAINPPTPP; encoded by the exons GTGAGGTATCCAGAGGGTGGGGGCCTGACCGCTGAGCGTCGGGCGTTTCGTGAGGGGATCCGGCTTCAGGCCGGCGAAAGGTTCGCGGCGGGTGAGAAGACCGCGGTCATCGCGAAAGAGCTGCGGGTGAGTGTCCGATCGGTGGAACGGTGGCGTCGTGCATGGCGCGAGGGCGGCATGGAGGCCCTGCGCTCGGCGGGTCCCGCGAACTCCCCGACCGTCACCGATGCCCAGTTCGCTGTGCTCGAGGAGGAACTCGGCAAGGGCCCGTCGGCGCACGGCTTCGAAGACGAGCGCTGGACTCTGGTCCGGGTCCAGACGCTGATCCGTCGGCGTCTTCGGGTGAGCCTGTCGGTGGCGACGGTATGGCGGCTGCTGAAACGGCACGGCTGGTCCTGGCAGGCGCCCGCCCGCAGAGCCCTCGAGCGTGACGAGCACGCGGTGGAG GTGGAAGAAGGAGGTGTGGCCCCGGGTAAAAGGCTCGCGGCGGCGTCCGGTGCCTGGGTCGTCTTCGAGGACGAAGCCGGCTTCTCGATGACTCCGCCCCGTGCCCGCACCTGGGGCCGGCGCGGGCAGACTCCCGTCATCCGCGTCCGTGGCAGGTCCCGCCGCCGGACCTCGGTCGCCGCGTTGTGCTGCTACAAACCCGGTGAGAAGAGCCGTCTCATCCACCGCCCCCGCACCCATCTCCTGCTCAAGGGCGCACGCAAGAGCTTCTCCTGGAAGGACTACCGCGACCTGCTGGTGCGGGCACACATCCAGCTCGACGGCCCGATTGTGGTGGTCTGGGACAATCTCAACACCCACCTCACCGCCGGGCTGAAACGGTACGAGGCCGAGCACGACTGGCTTACCACCGTCCGCCTCCCGCCCTATGCGCCCGACTTGAACCCCGTCGAGGCCGTCTGGTCACTCGTGCGCAGAGCAATGGCCAACACCGCTTTCGCCACACCCGACGACCTCGACCGCACATTCCGCCGCGAGTTACGCAGAATCCAGCTCCGGCCCCACCTGATCGATGGCTGCCTCACCGCCACAGGCCTGGCTATCAACCCACCGACGCCACCCTGA
- a CDS encoding DUF2637 domain-containing protein, with amino-acid sequence MQLTRTHRILIGVVVAGAVVIAGIGFAGSYAAVRALALQKGFGNFSLVFPIGIDMGICVLLALDLLLTWIRIPFPLLRQTAWLLTAATIAFNGAAAWPDPLGVGMHAVIPILFVVTVEAARHAVGRIADITADRHMEGVRITRWLLSPLPTFKLWRRMKLWELRSYEQTVGMEQDRLIYQARLQARYGRAWRRKAPVEALMPLRLARIGVPLSQTAPEGLAAAGIDPMLLPPAPESAGHVTVERADAPQDVPVGVPAVLGEQAMEEPADRDESLAHVLHPDIDPAHDEFGQGHPYGPEFQGARAPTQPVAPVAAEPIRMTEAELWEACRSYAARTGAAPDAAAFAVHLAEAYGVVDPVTGGPLPATEMEELLARFPGSRTALTDTGSVTGHGGEPHPFFEALSARGEVYASVVQALVSGRVPAPAASAGAPLSAAGRQQTSLDVLTDPVPAPAGETEHWRRRSPTPLRPLPGSRSSRPGSLPWIRCSSRSSPSPLGSPKPRKPA; translated from the coding sequence ATGCAGCTGACTCGTACGCACCGGATACTCATCGGCGTCGTGGTCGCAGGAGCCGTGGTCATCGCGGGGATCGGTTTCGCCGGTTCGTACGCCGCGGTCCGCGCGCTCGCCCTGCAGAAGGGGTTCGGGAACTTCTCGCTGGTGTTCCCGATCGGCATCGACATGGGCATCTGCGTGCTGCTGGCGCTGGACCTGCTGCTGACGTGGATCCGGATCCCGTTCCCGCTGCTGCGCCAGACGGCGTGGCTGCTGACCGCGGCGACGATCGCGTTCAACGGCGCGGCGGCCTGGCCGGACCCGCTGGGTGTGGGCATGCACGCCGTGATCCCGATCCTGTTCGTGGTCACGGTGGAGGCGGCCCGGCACGCGGTGGGCCGGATCGCGGACATCACCGCGGACCGGCACATGGAGGGCGTGCGCATCACGCGCTGGCTGCTCTCCCCCCTCCCGACGTTCAAGCTGTGGCGCCGGATGAAGCTGTGGGAGCTGCGGTCGTACGAGCAGACGGTCGGCATGGAGCAGGACCGGCTGATCTACCAGGCGCGGCTGCAGGCCCGGTACGGGCGGGCGTGGCGCCGCAAGGCCCCGGTGGAGGCGCTGATGCCGCTCCGGCTGGCCCGGATCGGCGTCCCCCTCTCCCAGACGGCCCCGGAGGGCCTGGCGGCGGCGGGCATCGACCCGATGCTGCTGCCCCCGGCGCCGGAGTCTGCCGGGCACGTGACGGTAGAGCGGGCCGATGCACCGCAGGACGTCCCGGTCGGGGTGCCAGCTGTATTGGGGGAGCAGGCCATGGAAGAGCCCGCAGATAGGGATGAGAGCCTCGCCCACGTGCTACACCCGGATATCGACCCCGCACACGACGAGTTCGGTCAGGGCCACCCGTACGGTCCCGAATTCCAGGGAGCGCGAGCCCCGACGCAGCCGGTCGCTCCGGTGGCCGCTGAGCCGATCCGCATGACGGAGGCGGAGCTCTGGGAGGCCTGCCGCTCCTACGCGGCGCGCACCGGCGCGGCCCCTGATGCCGCCGCTTTCGCCGTGCACCTGGCCGAGGCGTACGGCGTGGTGGACCCGGTGACCGGTGGGCCGCTGCCCGCGACAGAGATGGAGGAGCTGCTGGCCCGCTTCCCCGGCAGTCGGACAGCTCTGACCGATACGGGTTCGGTGACCGGTCACGGTGGTGAACCCCACCCCTTCTTTGAAGCCCTCTCGGCCCGCGGCGAGGTTTATGCGTCCGTTGTGCAGGCCCTGGTGTCCGGTCGGGTGCCGGCGCCAGCGGCTTCGGCCGGTGCCCCGCTGTCGGCGGCAGGACGTCAGCAGACGTCCCTCGACGTACTGACCGATCCGGTCCCGGCGCCTGCGGGGGAGACCGAGCACTGGAGGCGACGGTCACCGACACCGCTGCGGCCGCTGCCCGGCTCCCGGAGCAGCAGACCGGGGAGCCTGCCCTGGATCCGGTGCAGCAGCAGATCCTCACCGTCGCCGCTTGGCTCGCCGAAGCCGAGGAAACCGGCGTGA
- a CDS encoding GntR family transcriptional regulator — MPLQRWRDLADRLAERIESDEFPPGAKMPTTVELMAQGESKPSIERAYRELVDRGFVVRKPRVGTVVRNRSRVRVPLSRYGAVLRPGGDKGPWETATTAVGLEGSVVALSIERISAPREIASLLEIEPGSPAVRRSRHAVIDGDVVQVQDAYYPAEVAAAAGLDEPGKIVGGVFGAMTATGLDPQTASETVTARPPTKAEAAELGIGERVPVLCIERVVRSGSGLALEALRVVGAADRLELHYGELPLAGGVP; from the coding sequence ATGCCGTTGCAGCGATGGCGCGACCTGGCCGACCGCTTGGCGGAGCGCATCGAGTCGGATGAGTTTCCGCCCGGTGCGAAAATGCCGACCACCGTGGAGTTGATGGCTCAGGGAGAGTCAAAACCGTCCATTGAACGGGCCTACCGGGAGCTCGTCGACCGTGGTTTCGTCGTGCGCAAGCCGCGAGTTGGGACGGTTGTTCGCAACCGCTCTCGCGTTCGCGTCCCGTTGAGCCGCTACGGTGCTGTACTTCGCCCGGGTGGGGACAAGGGGCCGTGGGAGACGGCAACGACCGCGGTGGGTCTGGAGGGCAGCGTCGTTGCCTTGTCCATCGAGCGGATCTCCGCTCCGAGGGAGATTGCCTCGTTGCTCGAGATTGAACCCGGCTCTCCTGCTGTTCGCCGCAGCAGGCATGCCGTGATCGACGGGGATGTCGTGCAGGTCCAGGACGCCTACTATCCGGCCGAAGTGGCTGCCGCGGCCGGACTCGATGAGCCGGGCAAGATCGTCGGCGGCGTGTTCGGGGCCATGACCGCAACTGGGCTGGATCCCCAAACCGCGAGCGAGACGGTGACAGCCCGGCCGCCGACGAAGGCAGAGGCCGCGGAACTCGGCATCGGGGAGCGGGTACCGGTCTTGTGTATCGAGCGTGTGGTGCGCAGCGGCAGCGGCCTCGCACTGGAAGCCCTACGCGTGGTGGGCGCTGCCGACCGTCTGGAGCTGCACTACGGGGAGTTGCCGCTGGCCGGCGGGGTGCCGTAG